One Festucalex cinctus isolate MCC-2025b chromosome 1, RoL_Fcin_1.0, whole genome shotgun sequence genomic region harbors:
- the LOC144006547 gene encoding sodium- and chloride-dependent GABA transporter 3-like, producing the protein MEPTNSGEVNPLRGDQDPKDPLLIKRGKWANKREFILAVVGEIIGLGNVWRFPYLCFKNGGGVFLVPYVLFLVTCGIPIFFMEVSLGQLTGQGGITCWRKICPLLEGLGYGSLVVMLFTVMYYVIILAWGFLYFFSSFHDELPWASCNNTWNTGDCVDYRNSHSKSNISANATSSVEEFWQRRVLNLSGGIEEMGSIRWDLAGCLVLSWIICYFCVWKGVKSSGKVVYFTATFPYVMMIALLVRGLTLPGAMDGIRFYLSPDPARLSEPQVWMDAASQILFSYAVCTGCLASLGSYNQFNNNCYKDTFALCVLNSSTSLVAGIAIFSVLGFMSYELGVDISEVAESGPGLAFIAYPRAVAMMPLPQLWAAFFFIMIIFLGIDSEFVYLEGLVTTISDLYPSVFFTGHRRKILLLVLCGISFCVGLCMVTEGGLYVFQLFDYYACSGIPLITFALLESLCIGWIYGADNYYNRIKDMIGYRPSFYMKYCWKYVTPFLSTGVLLSFLVQLTPLKYNNTYQYPWWGHALGLLLALSSVIMVPLWILYSVAKTPGSIPQRIIALTTPTDRSLCVSVESEKFHWIKSEVRLEKE; encoded by the exons ATGGAGCCAACAAATAGTGGCGAAGTGAATCCACTGAGAGGTGACCAAGATCCGAAGGACCCTCTGTTGATCAAGAGAGGCAAATGGGCCAACAAGAGAGAGTTCATTCTCGCAGTGGTTGGCGAAATCATCGGTCTGGGGAACGTCTGGAGATTTCCTTATCTGTGCTTCAAGAATGGAGGCG GTGTCTTCCTGGTCCCGTACGTGCTGTTCCTGGTCACCTGCGGAATCCCCATCTTCTTCATGGAAGTATCTTTGGGACAGTTAACCGGTCAAGGTGGTATCACGTGCTGGAGGAAAATTTGTCCTTTACTTGAAG GGTTAGGGTATGGCAGTCTTGTGGTCATGTTGTTCACGGTAATGTATTACGTCATCATCCTGGCATGGGGCTTCCTCTACTTCTTTTCGTCCTTCCATGATGAACTCCCCTGGGCCAGCTGTAACAACACCTGGAACACAG gcgacTGTGTTGATTATCGTAACAGTCACTCCAAATCCAACATCTCCGCAAATGCAACATCTTCAGTTGAAGAATTCTGGCA gaggagGGTCCTGAATTTGTCTGGAGGGATTGAAGAAATGGGAAGTATTCGCTGGGATCTGGCCGGGTGTCTCGTGCTCAGCTGGATTATATGCTACTTCTGTGTCTGGAAAGGTGTCAAGTCTTCAGGAAAG GTCGTCTACTTCACGGCCACGTTTCCCTACGTGATGATGATTGCTTTGCTTGTCCGTGGTCTGACCTTGCCCGGGGCCATGGATGGAATTCGCTTTTACCTCTCTCCTGATCCCGCACGTCTGTCTGAGCCGCAA GTGTGGATGGATGCCGCCAGCCAGATATTGTTCTCTTATGCTGTCTGCACAGGCTGTTTGGCATCTTTGGGAAGTTACAACCAATTCAATAACAACTGCTACAA AGACACGTTTGCACTGTGCGTCCTGAACAGTTCAACCAGCCTTGTCGCTGGCATTGCAATCTTCTCAGTGCTTGGCTTTATGTCCTATGAGCTGGGTGTGGACATCTCGGAAGTTGCTGAATCAG GTCCGGGCCTCGCATTCATCGCATACCCTCGGGCAGTAGCCATGATGCCTTTGCCGCAACTCTGGGCTGCCTTCTTTTTCATCATGATTATCTTCCTGGGAATCGACAGTGAg TTTGTGTATCTTGAAGGACTGGTCACAACGATATCAGATTTGTACCCGTCCGTGTTTTTCACTGGACACCGACGTAAAATCCTGCTGCTGGTTCTGTGTGGCATTTCCTTTTGCGTCGGTCTATGTATGGTCACTGAG GGAGGACTGTATGTGTTTCAGCTTTTTGACTATTATGCCTGCAGTGGCATCCCCCTGATCACGTTTGCCCTTCTGGAGTCACTTTGCATAGGATGGATATATG GTGCTGATAATTATTACAATAGAATCAAGGATATGATTGGCTATCGGCCttcattttatatgaaatattGTTGGAAGTACGTTACTCCTTTTTTATCTACT GGTGTATTACTTTCCTTTCTTGTCCAATTGACGCCTTTGAAATACAATAACACCTACCAGTACCCCTGGTGGGGACATGCTCTGGGACTATTACTTGCATTGTCTTCAGTTATCATGGTTCCTCTGTGGATTCTCTACAGTGTGGCTAAAACGCCGGGATCAATCCCTCAG AGAATAATAGCGTTGACGACGCCAACAGACAGGTCACTCTGTGTGTCAGTGGAGTCTGAAAAATTTCACTGGATCAAGTCAGAAGTACGTCTCGAAAAGGAGTAA